A genome region from Blautia coccoides includes the following:
- a CDS encoding DUF4366 domain-containing protein codes for MNRIEDLITALQKKEEEKNKNTVLWILAIIGAVAAVAGIAYAVYRFFTPDYLEDFEEDFDDDFDDYFEDDDEDEDK; via the coding sequence ATGAATCGTATTGAGGATTTAATCACAGCATTACAGAAAAAAGAAGAAGAAAAAAATAAGAATACCGTCTTATGGATTCTGGCTATCATCGGAGCAGTAGCTGCTGTTGCCGGAATAGCATATGCAGTATACCGTTTCTTCACTCCGGATTATCTGGAAGATTTTGAAGAGGACTTCGACGATGACTTCGATGATTATTTTGAAGACGATGACGAGGATGAAGACAAATAA
- the rlmD gene encoding 23S rRNA (uracil(1939)-C(5))-methyltransferase RlmD, which translates to MKKGEIYEGIIEKVDFPNKGRVVAEGKTVTVKNGIPGQKVRFLINKKRGDRLEGRLLEVLEKSPLEKRKPVCSIFPDCGGCMYQTMEYEDQLKMKAEQIKNLLDKAIADAGQVDADGNPDYVFEGIKGSPMEFAYRNKMEFSFGDEYKDGPLALGLHKKGSTYDVLNACDCKLVHEDMTKILRCVGEYFRSRGVSFYKKMQHVGYLRHLLLRRANTTGEILVNLVTTSQEDYDLEPLKEELLALPLEGEIVGFLHIINDALSDMVQSDETRILYGKDYFYEEILGLKFKVTPFSFFQPNSYGTEVLYNTAREYIGDTKDMTVFDLYSGTGTISQILSPVAKEVIGVEIVEEAVQAAKENAKLNGITNCRFIAGDVLKVIDEIEKRPDFIVLDPPRDGIHPKALPKIVGYGVDKMVYISCKPTSLARDLETFLREGYRVERVCCVDQFSQTVHVETVCLLTKKAQ; encoded by the coding sequence TTGAAAAAAGGAGAAATTTACGAAGGAATTATTGAAAAAGTAGACTTCCCCAATAAGGGGCGTGTTGTAGCAGAGGGAAAGACTGTGACTGTAAAAAATGGTATTCCGGGGCAGAAGGTGAGGTTTTTGATCAACAAAAAGAGAGGAGACCGCCTGGAGGGAAGGCTCCTGGAGGTGCTGGAAAAATCTCCTCTGGAAAAGCGGAAACCAGTGTGCAGTATTTTTCCGGACTGCGGAGGCTGTATGTATCAGACAATGGAGTATGAAGATCAGCTGAAAATGAAAGCAGAGCAGATAAAAAATCTGCTGGACAAGGCCATTGCAGATGCCGGGCAGGTGGACGCAGACGGGAATCCTGATTATGTGTTTGAGGGCATCAAGGGAAGTCCTATGGAGTTTGCCTACAGGAATAAGATGGAGTTTTCCTTTGGCGATGAATATAAAGATGGACCGCTGGCACTGGGACTGCATAAGAAGGGGAGCACTTACGATGTGCTGAATGCATGTGACTGTAAACTGGTGCATGAGGATATGACGAAAATCCTGCGGTGTGTGGGGGAGTATTTCAGGAGCAGGGGTGTGAGCTTTTATAAGAAGATGCAGCATGTGGGATATCTGAGACATTTACTTTTGAGAAGGGCCAATACAACCGGGGAGATTTTGGTGAATCTGGTTACTACAAGCCAGGAGGATTATGATCTGGAACCGCTGAAGGAAGAACTGTTGGCGCTGCCTTTGGAAGGGGAGATTGTGGGATTCCTTCATATTATAAATGATGCACTTTCAGACATGGTGCAGAGTGATGAGACACGGATCTTGTACGGGAAGGATTATTTCTATGAGGAGATTCTTGGGCTGAAGTTTAAAGTGACTCCCTTTTCATTTTTTCAGCCGAATTCTTATGGGACAGAGGTGCTTTATAATACGGCCAGGGAGTATATTGGAGATACAAAGGACATGACTGTATTTGATCTGTACAGCGGAACCGGGACAATCTCACAGATTCTTTCGCCGGTGGCGAAAGAGGTGATCGGGGTTGAAATCGTGGAGGAGGCTGTGCAGGCCGCGAAAGAGAATGCAAAGCTGAATGGGATCACAAACTGCAGGTTTATTGCAGGAGATGTTCTGAAGGTGATTGACGAAATTGAGAAAAGGCCGGATTTCATTGTGCTGGATCCGCCAAGGGATGGAATCCATCCGAAGGCGCTGCCGAAGATTGTGGGGTATGGGGTGGATAAGATGGTGTATATCTCTTGTAAGCCTACCAGCTTGGCCAGGGATTTGGAGACGTTTTTGAGGGAGGGGTATCGGGTGGAGAGGGTTTGTTGTGTGGATCAGTTTAGTCAGACTGTTCATGTTGAAACAGTCTGTCTGCTGACGAAAAAAGCCCAGTAA
- a CDS encoding helix-turn-helix domain-containing protein → MMKFGLFSELYDEAKSCENVDVFIERREDDVELKKTPDDNIVLLLRFIYDAAHMGIRDIREYLGMLRPQFCEQYEIKMRTLEDWEYGKNPVPQRLLKLLSYTLVEDFLS, encoded by the coding sequence ATGATGAAATTTGGGCTGTTTTCTGAATTGTATGATGAGGCAAAAAGTTGTGAGAACGTGGATGTATTCATAGAACGCCGTGAGGATGATGTGGAACTGAAGAAAACACCAGATGATAACATTGTGCTGTTGCTGCGGTTTATATATGATGCCGCTCATATGGGCATTAGGGATATTCGAGAATATTTGGGAATGCTGCGTCCGCAGTTCTGCGAGCAGTATGAGATAAAAATGAGAACACTGGAAGATTGGGAGTACGGGAAAAATCCGGTACCGCAGCGTTTGCTTAAGCTGTTGTCATATACTCTTGTAGAGGATTTCCTGAGCTAA
- a CDS encoding GNAT family N-acetyltransferase → MSEKLNFRYAERKDTSLILSFIKELAAYEKMLDEVVADEKTLEEWIFDREKAEVIFAVADGKEIGFALFFHNFSTFLGRAGIYLEDLFVRTEYRGKGYGKAILKKLAAIAVERDCGRLEWWCLDWNKPSIDFYLSLGAEPMSDWTVYRITGATLSELAK, encoded by the coding sequence ATGAGTGAAAAACTTAACTTTAGATATGCAGAAAGAAAAGATACTTCATTAATCCTAAGTTTTATTAAAGAGCTGGCAGCTTATGAAAAAATGCTGGATGAGGTTGTTGCTGATGAGAAAACACTGGAAGAGTGGATTTTTGACAGAGAAAAAGCGGAGGTTATTTTTGCGGTTGCAGATGGCAAAGAAATCGGGTTTGCTCTTTTCTTCCATAACTTTTCCACATTTCTTGGCAGAGCCGGGATCTATTTAGAAGACTTATTTGTACGGACAGAGTATAGGGGAAAAGGATATGGTAAAGCCATATTAAAGAAGCTGGCAGCAATTGCAGTTGAGCGCGACTGCGGACGATTGGAATGGTGGTGCCTGGATTGGAATAAGCCGAGTATTGACTTTTATTTGTCCCTTGGCGCAGAACCAATGTCTGATTGGACCGTGTACCGTATTACTGGTGCCACGCTTTCAGAACTTGCTAAGTGA
- a CDS encoding DUF1810 domain-containing protein gives MNNDLERFLIAQQTYYRIALQEIKSGRKRSHWMWFIFPQIAGLGYSETARYYAIKDMAEAKAYMEDYTLSSNLIEISQALLDVDSDDATAVMGWPDDLKLKSSMTLFALVKPECEVFQKVLEKFFHGEKDQKTIEILQDKKLGAMW, from the coding sequence ATGAACAACGATTTAGAGCGGTTTCTGATCGCACAGCAGACTTATTACCGGATTGCCCTGCAGGAGATAAAGTCCGGGCGGAAGAGGAGCCATTGGATGTGGTTTATCTTTCCACAGATTGCGGGACTTGGTTACAGTGAAACTGCCCGATATTATGCAATCAAGGATATGGCTGAAGCGAAAGCATATATGGAAGATTACACACTTAGTAGTAATCTCATTGAAATCTCGCAGGCATTACTGGATGTGGATTCCGATGACGCGACCGCTGTGATGGGATGGCCAGATGATCTGAAATTGAAATCTTCCATGACCTTATTTGCTTTGGTGAAACCGGAGTGTGAAGTATTTCAGAAGGTGCTGGAAAAGTTTTTTCATGGGGAAAAGGACCAGAAAACAATAGAAATTTTACAGGACAAAAAGCTTGGAGCTATGTGGTAA
- a CDS encoding flavodoxin, translated as MSKVLVAYFSASGVTAKLAKRLAEAIGADLHEIQPEVPYTDADLDWMNKKSRSSVEMNDKSFRPAVANKVENMEQYSVIFTAFPIWWYVAPTIVNTFLEQYDLTGKTIIPLATSGSSGMGNTNKELAVSCPGAELKEGKRFSADASAEELKVWAEGFGI; from the coding sequence ATGAGTAAGGTATTAGTAGCGTATTTCAGTGCCAGCGGCGTAACAGCGAAACTGGCGAAGCGGCTTGCAGAGGCTATCGGAGCAGATTTACATGAGATTCAGCCGGAGGTTCCATATACGGATGCTGATCTGGACTGGATGAATAAAAAGAGCCGCAGCAGTGTGGAGATGAATGATAAGTCATTCCGGCCTGCTGTTGCAAATAAAGTGGAGAATATGGAGCAGTATTCCGTGATTTTCACAGCCTTCCCTATCTGGTGGTACGTTGCCCCGACCATTGTGAACACGTTTTTGGAGCAATACGATCTGACTGGTAAGACGATTATCCCGCTGGCAACTTCGGGCAGCAGCGGTATGGGGAACACAAACAAGGAGCTGGCGGTTTCCTGTCCGGGAGCAGAATTAAAGGAAGGAAAGAGATTCTCTGCGGATGCAAGTGCGGAAGAACTGAAAGTATGGGCAGAAGGATTCGGGATTTAA
- a CDS encoding helix-turn-helix domain-containing protein: MRRSRELSTVKEKQPDGSVRIYVDEDLKQKIALKLLEEIPNFPLEETERIAKEETEGL, from the coding sequence ATGAGACGATCAAGGGAGCTGTCCACAGTGAAGGAGAAGCAGCCGGATGGAAGTGTGAGAATTTATGTGGATGAGGATTTGAAACAGAAGATAGCATTGAAGCTGCTGGAGGAGATACCAAATTTTCCGTTGGAGGAAACGGAGAGGATAGCGAAAGAGGAAACGGAGGGTCTTTGA
- a CDS encoding response regulator transcription factor, with the protein MKQILIVEDDSFLNKMLAYNLTADGYGVTSALNSRTAAETIRQREFDLVLLDINLPDGNGFELCKLIKPQHPDTIVIFLTANDQESDQIRGYEVGAVDYITKPFVIGALQRKIKAMFAMLEHHKPAKDIYDDGRLFLDFSEQTASLNGKPLTLSPMEYKMLNLFRKNPRQVLTRGQLLEKLWDVDEKFVDEHTLTTSISRIRSKIESDGGAPYIKTVYGMGYQWTGGEAK; encoded by the coding sequence ATGAAGCAGATTTTAATTGTCGAGGACGACAGTTTTTTGAATAAGATGTTGGCCTATAACCTGACCGCAGATGGCTACGGTGTGACTTCTGCCCTAAATTCCAGAACCGCAGCCGAAACCATCCGCCAGCGGGAATTCGATTTAGTGCTGCTGGATATCAACCTGCCGGACGGGAACGGTTTTGAGCTATGCAAGCTGATAAAGCCCCAGCACCCAGACACCATAGTAATTTTCCTGACCGCCAACGATCAGGAGAGCGACCAGATACGGGGCTATGAGGTGGGCGCGGTAGACTACATTACAAAGCCCTTTGTGATCGGAGCCTTGCAGCGGAAAATCAAAGCCATGTTCGCCATGCTGGAACACCACAAACCGGCCAAGGATATTTACGATGACGGGCGGCTGTTTCTGGACTTCTCGGAGCAGACGGCTTCCTTAAACGGCAAGCCCCTGACCCTATCCCCGATGGAGTACAAAATGCTGAACCTGTTCCGCAAAAATCCCCGGCAAGTGCTGACCCGTGGGCAGCTTTTGGAAAAGCTGTGGGATGTAGACGAGAAATTTGTGGATGAACACACCCTGACAACCTCCATCAGCCGGATTCGCAGCAAGATTGAATCCGATGGCGGCGCACCCTATATCAAGACCGTTTACGGCATGGGCTATCAATGGACGGGAGGCGAGGCAAAATGA
- a CDS encoding sensor histidine kinase, translating into MKFKNLSVKRLFGRVALGLVLSMSGITIVLFLATKQMAVLLTGGALLLCALVGIFVLTQAFGKRLSQFTADLCQTLDHMIAGNEAPKRPEDSETQLARIGHRLARLYQIMQENRRRVDEERQELQTLVSDISHQVKTPVSNLKMATDTLLEKPMIEAERTDFIRGIRTQTDKLDFLFQALVKTSRLETGVIQLDKKPGRLFDTVAQAMSGIVYAAEKKEIVVSVNCPEDLILSHDSKWTSEALFNLLDNAVKYTPAGGNISVSVIPWEMYVEIKVGDTGKGISESNQAAIFRRFYREEEVHDQQGVGIGLYLAREIVTRQGGYIKVVSEPGQGSEFSIMLPVK; encoded by the coding sequence ATGAAGTTTAAGAACCTCTCGGTAAAGCGGCTGTTTGGTCGGGTGGCACTGGGGCTTGTCCTCTCCATGTCCGGGATCACCATAGTCCTGTTTCTTGCGACAAAACAGATGGCGGTACTGCTGACGGGCGGGGCGCTGCTGCTGTGCGCCCTTGTGGGGATTTTTGTACTGACGCAGGCGTTTGGAAAGCGGCTGTCGCAGTTTACCGCTGACCTGTGCCAGACTTTAGACCACATGATTGCCGGGAATGAAGCACCAAAACGCCCGGAGGACAGCGAAACCCAGCTCGCCAGAATCGGCCACCGGCTGGCAAGACTCTATCAGATCATGCAGGAGAACCGCCGCCGGGTAGACGAGGAACGGCAGGAGTTGCAGACCCTTGTATCGGATATTTCCCATCAGGTAAAAACGCCGGTGAGCAATCTGAAAATGGCAACGGACACCCTGCTGGAAAAGCCTATGATCGAGGCGGAGCGCACCGACTTTATCCGGGGAATCCGCACCCAGACGGATAAGTTGGACTTTCTCTTTCAGGCTCTTGTGAAAACCTCCCGGCTGGAAACGGGCGTGATCCAGTTGGATAAGAAACCAGGTCGCCTCTTTGATACCGTGGCGCAGGCCATGAGTGGGATCGTGTATGCGGCAGAGAAAAAAGAAATCGTCGTGTCCGTGAACTGCCCGGAAGATCTGATCCTCTCCCATGACAGCAAGTGGACATCCGAAGCACTCTTTAACCTGCTGGATAATGCGGTGAAGTATACCCCAGCAGGCGGGAACATTTCGGTGTCCGTGATACCGTGGGAAATGTATGTGGAAATCAAAGTGGGCGACACCGGCAAAGGCATTTCCGAAAGCAATCAGGCTGCTATCTTCCGACGCTTCTACCGGGAGGAAGAAGTACACGACCAGCAGGGCGTGGGCATTGGCCTGTATTTGGCCCGCGAGATCGTAACACGGCAGGGCGGCTATATCAAAGTGGTTTCGGAGCCGGGACAGGGTTCAGAATTTTCCATCATGCTTCCTGTAAAATAG
- a CDS encoding ABC transporter ATP-binding protein, which translates to MSVLQTIDLKKYYGTEPNITRALDGVNFSVEDGEFVAVVGTSGSGKSTLLHMMGGLDTPASGTVIVRGEELAKKNDEQLTIFRRRNIGFIFQNYNLVPILNVYENIVLPVELDGDTVDQKFLDEIVHLLGLEDKLKNMPNNLSGGQQQRVAIARALITKPAIVLADEPTGNLDSKTSAEVLGLIKRTSAEFRQTVVMITHNNDIARLADRIVRIEDGKIVE; encoded by the coding sequence ATGAGCGTTTTACAGACGATTGACCTGAAAAAGTATTACGGCACAGAGCCGAACATTACCCGCGCCCTTGACGGCGTGAACTTCTCCGTGGAGGACGGCGAATTTGTGGCCGTTGTGGGAACCTCCGGCAGCGGAAAATCCACCCTGCTTCACATGATGGGCGGGCTGGACACCCCTGCCAGCGGAACCGTGATCGTCCGGGGCGAAGAACTGGCAAAGAAGAACGATGAACAGCTTACCATCTTCCGCCGCCGCAACATCGGTTTTATCTTCCAGAACTATAATCTTGTTCCTATCCTGAATGTATATGAGAATATTGTCCTGCCGGTGGAGCTGGACGGGGACACGGTGGATCAGAAGTTTTTGGACGAGATCGTTCACCTGCTGGGGCTGGAAGATAAACTGAAAAATATGCCAAACAATCTTTCCGGCGGACAGCAACAGCGTGTGGCGATTGCCCGCGCCCTGATTACCAAGCCGGCTATCGTGCTGGCCGATGAGCCGACTGGCAACCTTGACAGCAAGACCAGCGCCGAGGTGCTAGGGCTTATCAAGCGTACTAGCGCGGAGTTCCGCCAGACCGTTGTCATGATTACTCACAATAACGACATTGCCCGCCTTGCAGATCGGATTGTCCGCATTGAGGACGGCAAGATTGTGGAATAA
- a CDS encoding ABC transporter permease, producing the protein MTWPFENDTSTIVKKLANRSIQADKRRNVFIIVTIALAACLMTTLALYTFGKSYEAKTFLQGRYQAAVIGIDPQMVTILSNDANIEMAGMEVALDSFRIEDYTLNINYRDSNDLYLRSIEMNGRLPETENEVAVSSSFLEHTGYSVSLNEKIVLPLKNGETEYIVCGIINDDGSNRNYQILVSDVFLKSYYAGSIPYVGIFRIMASEHFSQEELKTTICSCLGNYGIEENQIAFSSSYFDTVDNSSRDMLIVLAISVLIVIACSMVIYSLFYISVIGKIKEYGRFQVIGMTKKQIKKMIWKESRKLSLLSIPAGCVLGCVLGYALVPKGWYWPNSIMCILGVTVITELAVMISINKPVKIAASVSPIEAIRITTTTDTAKEMTTKKLVRNLSPMNLAKLNFMRNRKKVVMTLISLGFTGILLMCGATYFCSVNENKIARQMFGEKEITISLSPNDNSTQQISRVTLMTHLQENNPLSDELVNELLKCKEITEIKEVQGVYAAIFLPGNAGTESSMDEMIGALSREQIANHNSCLLSGTMDYNTLVEGYGILVDDNENNLAKFYGYDLKLGDQIEILSDTGEKITFTIAGTVDFGNEYNGNLFFLPTDLIKVLRSKVTNFNTQLSIRTDLQELPLAEQFVFDTLSGKQDLVIESYTDVLAFAQKSLKAYTAPIYGLVIFIGLFGIINLINTLMTNLISRQQEFGVLQSIGLTGKQLAKMLQIESLYYVFGTMIITLTVGTVSGYCLCLLFDQIGVFGKLHYTFPIVQVIIFFVALFAVAMGYSLLAIRYCKKQSLVDRIKTME; encoded by the coding sequence ATGACATGGCCTTTTGAAAATGATACCAGCACCATTGTCAAGAAGCTGGCGAACAGGAGTATTCAGGCGGACAAACGGCGTAATGTGTTTATCATCGTGACGATTGCCCTTGCCGCCTGCCTTATGACAACGCTTGCATTATATACATTTGGTAAATCTTATGAAGCGAAAACATTTTTGCAGGGACGTTATCAGGCGGCAGTAATTGGAATTGATCCGCAAATGGTAACAATCCTATCTAATGATGCAAATATTGAAATGGCAGGTATGGAAGTTGCTTTAGACAGTTTTCGTATTGAGGATTATACTCTGAATATCAACTATCGGGATAGCAACGACTTATATCTCCGTTCCATTGAGATGAATGGGCGGCTGCCAGAAACAGAAAATGAGGTTGCGGTTTCTTCTTCATTTCTGGAACATACCGGGTATAGTGTGTCCTTAAATGAGAAAATCGTATTGCCATTAAAAAATGGCGAGACAGAATATATTGTTTGCGGTATCATCAATGATGATGGCAGTAACCGAAACTATCAAATTCTGGTGTCTGATGTGTTTTTAAAATCCTACTATGCAGGATCTATCCCGTATGTGGGTATTTTTCGCATTATGGCAAGTGAACATTTCAGCCAGGAGGAGTTAAAAACAACTATCTGTAGTTGCCTTGGCAACTATGGGATAGAAGAAAATCAGATAGCATTTAGTTCCTCGTATTTTGATACTGTTGATAATTCATCGAGAGATATGCTCATTGTGCTGGCCATAAGCGTTTTGATTGTTATAGCCTGCTCAATGGTAATTTATAGCCTGTTCTATATCTCAGTTATAGGAAAAATTAAAGAATATGGACGTTTTCAGGTAATCGGCATGACAAAAAAGCAAATCAAAAAAATGATATGGAAAGAAAGTCGAAAACTTTCACTTCTGTCCATTCCTGCCGGATGTGTACTCGGATGTGTACTTGGATATGCCCTTGTTCCCAAAGGCTGGTACTGGCCCAACAGTATCATGTGCATACTGGGGGTAACAGTAATTACTGAGCTTGCAGTTATGATATCTATTAACAAACCCGTAAAAATTGCGGCTTCGGTTTCCCCTATAGAGGCAATTCGGATTACTACTACAACAGACACAGCAAAAGAAATGACAACAAAAAAACTGGTACGCAATCTTTCCCCTATGAATTTGGCAAAACTCAATTTTATGAGGAACCGCAAAAAGGTTGTTATGACTTTAATTTCTCTTGGATTTACCGGAATACTCTTGATGTGTGGGGCAACATATTTTTGCTCTGTGAATGAAAATAAAATTGCACGGCAGATGTTCGGTGAAAAAGAAATCACCATTTCATTATCTCCGAATGATAATAGCACGCAGCAAATTTCTCGTGTTACATTGATGACACATTTGCAAGAGAACAATCCTTTATCCGATGAACTTGTCAATGAACTGCTAAAGTGTAAAGAAATTACAGAAATAAAAGAGGTACAAGGCGTATATGCTGCTATTTTTCTGCCCGGAAATGCTGGTACCGAGAGCAGCATGGATGAAATGATCGGTGCATTATCCAGGGAACAGATAGCTAATCATAATTCATGCCTTTTGAGCGGAACAATGGACTATAATACTCTGGTAGAGGGATATGGTATTTTAGTAGATGATAACGAGAATAATCTTGCCAAATTTTACGGATACGATTTGAAGCTGGGCGATCAGATAGAAATTTTATCTGATACGGGAGAAAAGATTACCTTTACAATAGCCGGAACTGTGGACTTTGGAAATGAGTATAATGGTAATTTGTTTTTTCTACCAACGGATCTGATAAAAGTGTTACGCAGTAAAGTAACTAATTTCAATACACAGCTTTCCATCAGAACAGATTTACAGGAGCTTCCTCTGGCAGAGCAGTTTGTATTTGATACGCTAAGTGGGAAGCAGGATTTGGTAATTGAGAGTTATACCGATGTCCTGGCATTTGCACAAAAAAGTCTGAAGGCATATACAGCACCGATTTATGGTCTTGTCATATTTATCGGGCTATTTGGTATTATAAATCTTATCAATACACTTATGACAAATTTAATATCAAGGCAGCAGGAGTTTGGGGTACTTCAATCTATCGGTCTAACCGGAAAACAGCTTGCAAAGATGTTGCAAATAGAAAGCCTTTACTATGTTTTTGGAACAATGATAATTACTTTGACCGTTGGGACTGTTTCGGGATACTGTCTGTGCTTGCTGTTCGATCAAATTGGCGTTTTTGGAAAGTTGCACTATACATTTCCGATTGTTCAGGTAATTATTTTTTTCGTCGCACTTTTTGCTGTTGCTATGGGATATTCCCTTTTGGCAATCCGTTACTGTAAAAAGCAATCGCTTGTAGACCGTATCAAAACAATGGAATAA
- a CDS encoding VOC family protein — protein sequence MNKITCVCLGVKSMEKAIKFYRDGLGYKTDCKENNPYVCFFDTPGTKFELFPLDLLAKDINENNPPQIGNGFGGITLTYNVEHKDDVDKIIELVRTAGGTIVREPQDVFWGGYHAYFTDLDGYYWEVAWGPDFKYDEKGMLQF from the coding sequence ATGAATAAAATTACTTGCGTATGTTTAGGTGTAAAGAGCATGGAGAAAGCGATAAAATTTTATCGAGATGGTTTGGGGTATAAGACAGATTGCAAAGAGAATAATCCATATGTATGCTTTTTCGATACGCCAGGAACAAAATTTGAATTATTTCCATTGGACTTATTAGCAAAAGATATAAACGAAAACAATCCTCCACAAATAGGTAACGGATTTGGCGGTATTACATTAACGTATAATGTGGAACACAAGGATGACGTTGATAAGATCATTGAATTGGTTCGAACTGCAGGAGGAACAATTGTAAGAGAACCGCAGGATGTATTTTGGGGAGGCTATCACGCATACTTTACAGATCTGGATGGATATTACTGGGAAGTCGCGTGGGGACCTGATTTTAAGTACGATGAAAAAGGTATGCTGCAATTTTAA
- a CDS encoding VOC family protein, whose protein sequence is MKYNCTVISVADINAARKFYEDLFGLEVFQDYGRNIAFTCGLALQQDFDWLVHLSKESVLTKPNNMELCFEEEDFDGFLNKLKEYPDIEYLGEVIEHSWGQRVIRFYDLDGHIIEVGEDMKMVIKRFLASGMTMEEVSVKMDASIEDLTKLLNR, encoded by the coding sequence ATGAAATACAATTGTACGGTTATATCGGTAGCAGACATCAACGCTGCAAGAAAGTTCTATGAGGATTTATTCGGATTGGAAGTATTTCAGGATTATGGAAGAAATATAGCTTTTACCTGTGGTTTAGCTTTACAGCAGGATTTTGATTGGCTTGTTCATTTATCAAAAGAAAGTGTATTGACAAAACCCAATAATATGGAACTGTGTTTTGAAGAAGAGGATTTTGACGGTTTTCTGAACAAGTTGAAAGAATACCCGGATATTGAATATCTGGGAGAAGTGATCGAGCATAGTTGGGGCCAGCGGGTGATTCGGTTTTACGATTTGGACGGACACATCATTGAGGTTGGCGAGGATATGAAAATGGTGATAAAGCGTTTTCTTGCTTCCGGCATGACTATGGAAGAAGTTTCTGTGAAAATGGACGCTTCTATTGAGGATTTGACAAAACTTCTAAACAGATAA
- a CDS encoding pyridoxamine 5'-phosphate oxidase family protein, giving the protein MRRSDREVKEFEDIVAIMEKCDVCRIALNNNGYPYILPLNFGMCIKKGKIELYFHGAMEGTKYDLIEKDNRASFEMDCGHKLVTEVEHGSCTMEYESVIGQGRVEMLSDDEKCNALYILMKHYGQEEFSFNKAVMPRTKVFKLVVEKVTGKIRLKKNDKH; this is encoded by the coding sequence ATGCGTCGTTCAGATAGGGAAGTAAAAGAGTTTGAAGATATTGTAGCTATCATGGAAAAATGTGATGTATGCCGAATTGCCTTAAATAATAATGGCTACCCATATATATTACCACTTAATTTTGGAATGTGTATAAAAAAAGGTAAAATCGAGTTGTATTTTCATGGAGCTATGGAGGGTACAAAATATGATTTAATTGAAAAGGACAATAGAGCCAGTTTTGAAATGGATTGTGGACATAAATTAGTGACAGAGGTTGAACACGGAAGTTGCACAATGGAATATGAGAGTGTTATTGGACAAGGGCGTGTTGAAATGCTTTCTGATGATGAAAAGTGCAATGCTTTATATATTTTGATGAAGCATTATGGTCAAGAAGAATTTTCGTTCAATAAGGCAGTAATGCCCCGTACAAAAGTTTTTAAACTGGTAGTAGAAAAAGTAACAGGCAAAATAAGACTGAAGAAAAATGACAAACATTAA